In the Salmo trutta chromosome 13, fSalTru1.1, whole genome shotgun sequence genome, TATTGTTGTCAGTTAGGCAGCTGCACTGTAAACTTTTTTGGACTTACCTCTCCAAAGCCTCCCTTTCCAAGGGTCCTGAACTCATGAAAATACTTATCAGTGATTTTCTGTTTCTCGTACTCTTTCCACTGCAGGAACTTGTCAAAGTTAGGGCTGGTCTGGTACTCTGTGAAGGGCTTTTCCTTCAGGTACTCCCGTGTGGCATCCTTCACCTTGCCCATCATCACGTCTTCAAAATCCTTGTCCGACACGGCCTTGCACTTGTCCGCTACCTCTCCTGTCAGGTAGGACAGGAAGCTCTTGGAGTCAGCCTTGCAGAACTTGTTGATGATGTTCGTCCTCAACTTATCTTTGCCAGCGCCTTCCGCCAGATCCCAGTCGATTAGCTCATCCAGGAACTCTGCAGCTGCCACGTACTGCGGGTTGGACTCCAGGAGGAACTTCCGGAAGAACTTCTTCCCTATGGGCTGCCTCTCGCAGAGCATCTCAAATTCTTTCCCCACTGCGGCGCGGATGGACACGCACTGTTCTGGCTTGGGAAGGGACAGGCTGCGCCGcctcttcctcatctcctttTCGTCGCCCCCCTTAAGGTAGGCCGTGTTCGCCACCAGATTATCCAATCCCCCCATGTCACACATGTTAGCTGCTGCTGTGTTGGGTTGTCCCTCCTACACCGTGTGGCTGAGCAGGGAGCTAAGGCTACTAAGGTGCTGGAAGGGGGTGCTAAGACTATGTTCTTTCCCTGTAGTGTGTCCAATTCTCTCCAGGTCCCGGTGTGACTGAGCAGCTCCGACATCTGCGCCACACCAGAAGACATTCACGTAATGCTTCATCTAGAATTAAAAAGCACGAGGGATTTTCTCTTAAGTGTTTGTGTGCTCATTCATGGGCGCTGCTCACGGAAAGGAACTTATGTGGCTTCTTACTTAAGAAGCTTTTGTCGGTCTATATTTAGCGAGCTACCAACTTAGATGGGGACAATGCCAGCATAACTGTAGTGAGGTGCTGGCCTCGCTGTCATAATATTATGGATAGAAAGATGTAAACAAAGAGTTAAAGGCTACACATTGAGGCGATGAGAGACTATTAATTAAGTTTGTGAAGACAATGTCTGGTTTAGGAGATGAATGGATTTAATAACAGACATAGGCCTACGCTACTGTGTATTCAATTCTGTCAAGAAGTAGTGAAAGATCTCCCTAGAATAATCACTTCTGCTAGAGGCTATTTCTATTCAGTTATGAGAAGAACGCATTCATTTACACAGACTCCATTAGACTTGTAATAGAAAAGCATTTTTCATTATATTCATATTCTGCTTTCTGAGATGTCTAGTAAAGTTTAGGCCACAGGTCAGGATTTAGGCAGAAGTCTTGGATGACTTCCATAAAGATTGTTGTTACACCGAGCTACAGTCCTGACCTGGGATTGGGGGCAAAGCTAAAAAAGCAAGAGAGCTGCATTTAGTGAGCCCTAAAGCCCTAAAAATAGCCCTTTGACAAGATCAGTGCCAAGTATAGTTGCCTAAAACCATGAGGAGTAGGAAAGTCTGATAAAACATGTAGGTAAGCTGGGTCTATTTAAAGTTCTGTTGTGCCAAAAGGGGTGTGCTTTGGCTGATGAGCAGAAGACGGGCAGGATTATAACTTTATTttatgccttcggaaagtattcagaccccttgactttttctacattttgttacgttacagccttgttttcAGACTGTATTTACATCTTCTTGCACTcagttgtggctcagttggtagagcatggcacttgcaacaccagggttgtgggttcaattcccacattCCCCAATTATGCAATCTGGGAAGTTCTCTGACTAAATACAGTCCCTGCAGCACCATGGATCCAAACTCCAATAGCCTACACATGATGCAGAGACAATAGTAGATATTCTGTAATCATTCTCTTGATTAGTAGGTGAAGTATGAAATGTGCTCTTACAGGTAGCAAGGAAGGCAGGCAGACACCTCATGATCTGAGTTCAGACTTCTGAGGGGATGCAACCATAACCATAAACCACCACATTAAAATGCCAAAGAAAGAAATAACAAAGCTATGCTTAGACTTATTTTAATAACtcactttttttctctcacaaaaacatcttggACGACACAAAAAAGTTAACCATGACACCAAGCGCAGCACCTATCCTCAGTTCTTCAGCATCGCCCTGCACCTGCCGACACTTCCATCAAAGAGCGGGGCAAGGACGTCTTCACCAGGATATTGGCCATTCAATCTATATCTTAGCATCGAAGGAATGACAGCAGCATGCACACACAATGTACATAGAAGGTTGCAGTATTCAGTCCGGTCTCCTGTCCAAACTTGCAGTGGAAGGATGGGGAAGTTAGAGGCACTTCATTTGCCGATTCTTTGCACGACCCAGTCCTGCTGGCACAGTGGACAGCGATTGTTCTGCTTCACCCAGAGAGACATGCAGCAATTGTGGAAAGAGTGGTTGCACTCTCCCCATACCACTGTGAAAGAGGGGAGACAGAAGCAGACTATGAAATGGTGTGCTACATGGTATTTTCAAATTCAGCATAAGAGCAGAATACATGGTAAAGCATATTGGTACACACACAACCAATATGTTTTATCTTAATGCATACACAGGACAAACTCTGCTTTACCAAGGTTTAGATACACTGGCTTTATCACATTTTAACCCAATATACCAGGCTAGGAACCCAGGTATATCTGCCACATGCACATCTGCTGTGAGACCATTATGAGTTGTTGCCAAGTTCAGGATCTATAAAATGAGTATCCAGGTTTCACCCAACACTGGAGCAAACCCAGGGTCATACCTGCCACTGGTCTGATAACACAAAACTATACTGTTTGGTGTTATATACATGTTGGGCTAAGACGTTTAAAGTGGCTTACCGACACAGTCCTCTTGTTTATTTTCAGCCTGACACCGCAAGCATGCATCTGCGGAAAGAAGGTACATATCAAGGAAACTTTGCTAACTAGCTACTTAACGTTAAACCGGTGCACAGCTATCGCTGACCATTCCTGATTTGTGACACATGGACTGATACAGCTGGCTAGCAATTCCGTCCTACCAGGCAAGTTTAGCTAGGTAATTTAGCTTCATTCCTTGCAATGACTTGAGCCATGTTTTCAGAATTCTAACGTTAACCTCCTAACGTTAGCTTattagcaagctaacattagtTGTCTATTTGCTAACTAGGTACGAGCTAACAAACTAAGCTCTCCAAATAGGAAGCATTCTCAGTCTGTCTGCCCATAAAGATGAACATCCATCCCTTAATCAGTTTAGGTGACTGTCTGACCGCTAAGCTATTGTATTTAGCTTGTTGTTAGCTAGCTTAATGCGCATCAAGAGTTGGCTATGGGTGTAACATTACTGCTGTAACTTGTTAGCTGGCTTACTAGCTAAATCACTGATTCAAACAAACTTACCCATAACTTGGACCCTACAAATGGCGCATGTATCGCACTCCACATCCCAGCTCCACATTGCAACAGCATTCCATTTCTTGAGAGAAAACATCTTGTCACTGCTCGATTTTGACCCAGAAGTAGAGCTGTGAGAGTGAACTAAACCCGGCTCTTCACCGTCTTCCATCTCTGCAATAAACTAGCTAACAGCAAAACAAAATGGACGAAAGAAGCTAGCTGGTTAGTCTGTGGTGTTAGGATTTTTTAACCAGCAGAGCAAACAAACCAGGGGGCGCTCGTGCGCTATAACACACCTGCAGTACTACCAAACGAACAGATGGCGGAGCCAAAGATTAAAAAGTAGCCCACTGTGTAAAACTCGTCTTCTTTTCTTCTGCTTCTGGGGattttatatggcgattggcaaaCAACTTTATGGTGCACAGTGAAGGTCGAATCCTACCCAATAATCTCGTCTCCCTAAAGAAACGAAATACACGATTAAATACTACATCCCCTGAAGATTTCCCCAGCAGTTCACTTAATTCTGGCTCTTCAACCCCATTACTCCTCAAAACTAATAACAATCACCCCCCTTCTCTCACATATTTCTGGCACTGAAATAGATAGAACATGTTccactgtctccatctcctcctgacaATGATCACACCTACCAGTCGGATGTTTCCCCACCACTTCCAATGCCTTTTgtgtcccagtctcagccttgtgactacactttcctcccttctctctcggcCCGAGGACCTTCCTGCCCCCACCTTTTCCTGGCTTTTATACGTGTCTTCCCTTACTCTCCCTGTTCCACAACTCTTGCCACTTATTTTTAACCACTGTTCTTATTAATCTCTTGGCTTCTACTTTACTGATGGACAATTCCGTCTCAACATTAGGATGTTTAAGAGCCTGCTTGGTGataacatcctcctcctcattcccctctacTCCCACATGAGCTGGTACCCAGAGGAACATCACAAATACCCCATCTCTTTCACCCTATACAAACACTGCAAAACCTCATACAATACGTCCCGTCTGCTCTGAGACACACATGAATTTAAGCTCATCAGTGCTGCACAGGAGTCAGAGCAGATGACTACTCTGTCTGGCCTCACCTCCACCCACTCTGCAGCCAATAGTATGGCCATCAACTCCATTGTGTAAACAGATAAATGATCCGTAGCTCTTTTCGTCACTGCCAGCTTACACTCAGGAACACTAAAAGCTGCACCTGTCCTCCCTGTTTTAGGGTCCTTAGATCCATCTGTGAATATATTCAAGAAAGCACAGTACTGTGTCCTTAAATGTTCACTTACAACTGAATCTACTCCTTAACATTTCCTACCCTCTCAAGCAACCCTAGATCTATCACTGGTTGAGGGAGAAACCAAGGTGGGATAGCAGGAAGAACCACAGAGGGACTAAACTCCCTCCCAaactaccccatctctctcgccaTGCAATTGCCTATCAACCCTAAGCTTGTATTCAGATTTTGTTCACTCTAGGAGCACCTTTTTTTTGTAGGATGTGTAACCGTATGTCCTTGTAGATTTACCCAATATGTCATGgataaaatcaaatcacattttatttgtcacatgcaccgaattcaacaggtgtagtagaccttactgtgaaacgcttacttacaagcccttaaccaacaatgcagttcgagagttaggaaaatatttacaaaataaactaaagtaaaaagtaacacaataaaataacaataatgaggctatatacagggggtaccgatgtcaatgtgcgggggtacaggttagtcgaggtaatttgtacatgtaggtccggggtaggccgtcattgtaaaaaataatttgttcttaactgacttgcctacttaaataacggttaaatcaaataaaaatttaaaaaaggtatgggtaaagtcactatgcatagataatagacagcGCGTAGCAGCAGTGAAAAAGCAAATGGGgggatcaatgtaaatagtccgggtgtagctttgtgggcactatggtgttgaacgctgagctgtaatcaatgaacagcattctcacataggtgttctttttgtccaggtgggaaagggcagtgtggagtgcgattgagattgcgtcgtctgtggatctgttggggtggtatgagaattggagtgggtctagggtttctgggatgatggtgttgatgtaagccatgaccagcctttcaaagcacttcatggctaccgacatgagtgctacgggccgGCAATCATTAAtattttaggcaggttaccttcgcgtccttgggcacagggactatggaggtctgcttgaaacatgtaggtattacagactcggtcagagagaggttgaaaatgtaagtgaagacagttgccagttggtcagctcatgctttgagtacacgtcctggtaatccgtctggccccgtggctttgtgaatgttgacctgtttaaaggtcttgctcacatcggctatggagagcgtgatcacacagtcatccagaacagctggtgctctcatgtatgcttcagtgttgcttgtctcaaagtgagcataaaaggcatttagctcgtccggtaggctcgccccactgggcagctcgcggttgtgcttccctttgtagtctgtaatagttttcaagccctgccacaacaGACGAGCGtcaaagccggtgtagtaggattcaatcttaatcctgtattgacgctttgcttgttcgatggttcatctgagggtgtagcgggatttcttataagcgtccggattagtgtcccgctccttgaaagcggcagctctaccctttagcttgatgcggatgttgcctgtaatccatagcttctggttgggatatgtacgtacggtcactgtgggggggACGTCGTCgttgtacttattgatgaagccggtgactgaggtggtacactcctcaatgccattggatgaatccatgaacatatattccagtctgtactagcaaaacagtcctgtagcgtagcatctgcgtcatctgaccacttccgtgttgagcgagtcactggtactccctgctttgatttgccaaatggagggtgagggagagctttctatgcgtctctgtgtgtggagtaaaggtggtctagagtttttttcccccctctggttgcacatgtgacatgctggatgaaatgaggtaaaacggatttaagtttgtctgcattaaagtccccggccactaggagcgccgcttaaggtgagcattttcttgtttgctgatggccttatacagctcgttgagtgcggtcttagtgccagcatcggtttgtggtggtaaatagatggatatgaataatatagatgagaactatcttggtagatagtgtggtctacagcttatcatgaggtactctacctcaggcgagcaataccttgagacttctttaatattagacattgcccACCAGCTGTTATTgccaaatagacacacacccccacctctcgtcttaccagacgtagcttctctgttatGCCGATACACAgtaaacccagccagctctatattatccgtgtcgccgttcagccacgactctgtgaaacataatatattacagtttttaatgtcccgttggttggATAGTCTTAATCATCGTAgatcatccattttgttttccaaggattgcacgttggccaatagaatggatggTAGTGGAGGTTTACTCACTTGCatatgaattctcagaaggcagcctgacctccgccccctttttctccatcttttcttcaaGCAAattacggggatttgggcctgttctcgagaaagcagtataaccttcgcgtcggactcattaTAGAAAAAAACTttttccagttcgaggtgagaaATCGCTGTTTCGGTGTCCAGGAGCTCTTTTCTTgactgtagcagcaacattatgcacaaaataagtttaaaataaattacaaacaaagtgaaaaaacgaacaaaatagcacagttggttaggagcccgtaaaacggcagccaccTCCCCGGGCACCATTATACAACTAGCTGTTGTCTACTTAACTTTAACGGCATCTCTCCCAACTCTACCTGCATCGCTGCCACCGGAGAGGTCCTAAGGGCTCCACAACATATTCTTAGGGCTTGGGCCTGGATAACATCTAGCTTTTTTAAAAGATGTCTGAGCTGCTGATCCATATGCTATACTTCCATAATCCACTGATGACCTTAACGGCGCTATATATATCATTTCAACGTCATTCTATCTACCCCCACTCCGTTCCTGACAAGCAACGCATCACATTCAATATTTTCTTTCCTTTGACAACTACTCTGTTAATATGCTCCGCCCATGTCCTTCGAGTGTCAAACCAGACCCCCAGGAACCTAAACACTCCCACCCTCTCCAGATTCCTTCCATACGACTTCAAGTATATTTCCTCCTCAACCTTCCTTCTAGAAAAAAACACAGTCTGTGTTTTCTCAACTGAAAACTTGAAGCCCCACCTGAGGGACCACTGCTCAACTTCACTAATCGCTTCTTGAACTCTTCTGGCTGTATGGGTaatatttctccctctcttccacagtGCCCCGTCATCCACAAACAATGACCTCCCAATATCAGGTCTCACCTGAGAGAATACATCATCAATCATAATGGAGAACAACAAAGGACTAATGACACTTCCCTGGGGGGTACCATTATCTACCTCATGGCTTTCTGACATAGAGCTCCCCACCCTCACTTGTATTGATCGGCCAAAAAGAAAATCCTTTATCCAGTTAACAACCCTTCCTCCAACCCCCATGTTATCCAGCTTGATAAGTAGGCTTTCGTTTCACATCATATCATAGGCCTTCTCTACATTGAATAAAATGGCTACCACCACCTCCTTATTTGCCAGTGCTTTCCATATGACTGACTCAAGACAGTACAGGATCCATCGTTCCCCTGCCTTTCCTGAACCCACTTTGATCTGGTGACATTAGTCCTCTACTCTCCAGAAAGTACAGTAAGTCAGCCTTTCCGTTATCATCCTTTCCATACATTTACATAGGTGAGACGCCAATGCTATCGGCCTAAATCTTGAAGGACTAGTAGGGCCATCACTACCGCCTGCTTCCAACTTCCAGGCAGTTTCCTCTCCTGCCCCACCTTATTGTAAAGGCCCAATACGTTCCCCATTGCAGTGTAACTGAGACGAGCCATCATGATGTAACACATCTCATCCTTCCCAGGAGATGTTACCCCAGCTTTAGCTAATGCTCTCTTCATCTCAGCCAACGTATAAAAGGGCCGTTCAATATAtcccccaccatctctctctgatCCAGGACCCCCGGATGTTCTCCTCTGACCCTCTAACTCCCATTCTGCCCCTCTTCTGTCAGATTTTTGGAGCTGTGCACCTTCACAAATGCCTGGGCTAACATCTCTgccttctccatctctcactgCAACAATCTCCCCACTTTTTAGCACAGGGAGATCCCAATTTCCTCTGTCCCCACTCATCCTCTTAATCATCCCCCATACCTCTCCCACAGGAGTGGTCCTGCCTATGTTTCCACAGAACCGGCGCCAATACTCACACTTAGCTGTCCTAATGATCCTCCTTACTACTGcttgtttatactgaatcaggtGCTGGTAATTACGGGACCTTTTCAACATTCTGAAAGCTCTGTTCCTACCCTTCACTGCTTCTTCCCCCGTACCCATAGGAATCACCTGCCTTGCAGCCCCAACTATTGCTCTTCTTATTCCAGCATTGACAGTTTCTATATCTGAATTAAGGTCAAACTCTTCAC is a window encoding:
- the LOC115206158 gene encoding RING-box protein 2 gives rise to the protein MEDGEEPGLVHSHSSTSGSKSSSDKMFSLKKWNAVAMWSWDVECDTCAICRVQVMDACLRCQAENKQEDCVVVWGECNHSFHNCCMSLWVKQNNRCPLCQQDWVVQRIGK